AGATATGCCCCAGATTTAGACTTTGCTGTTGCACCAGCGCCGGTGCCTAGAGCTCGTTATGAAGGGAAGCCGCCTTTTACTGGACAGCCGAAATTTATTACCTGGAGCGGTGGATTTTCGCTAGCCATACCTAGAGGTGCAAAGCATGTCGAAGAATCCTGGGAGTTTATCAAATGGATGGTTTCCGAAGAGGCACAGGTAATTGCTAACGAGGCGCAGAGAAAGTACAACATGAGCAAGGGACGACCATATGTACCTTGGATGACTGCGAATTCAAAAGTAAATGAAGTTATCTTTACAAAATTCGCCCCAAAACAAAAGAAATTCCGAAAGGCCACACGCGTTTTTCTAGACTTAATGGCTGTCTCAAGATATCGACCAGTAACTTTTGTAGGCCAGCGTCTTTGGGATGAACATGTGCGTGCATTCGACTACGCAACTCATCATAAAATGTCAGCTCAGGAGGCAATGGACGAGGGAACAAAGGTAGTCCAAAAGGAGCTTGACAAGGTTTTCAATCGCTCGAAATATGGCCTTCTGAACTGGGCATATCCATTAAGTGTTGTAGGCATAGGAGTCATAATTTTATTCGTTATTTGTTTTAGGAAGCTTAGGCAATATGGACCGATGGGCAGGCTTGCGAAAGCTGAAACCGTTGCAGGATATTTATTTGCATCTCCGTGGATTGTTGGTTTCCTTGTCTTCACTATCGGTCCAATCATCGCATCAATAATTTTTAGTTTTTGCGATTATGACGTGCTTCACCCAGCAAGATGGGTTGGGCTGCTCAATTATCGAGAGTTACTAATTGATGATTGGAGCAAGTATACTTCGAAGGCGCTTTACAATGCTGGGTTTTTAGCGCTTTTTGGCTTGCCGCTAACCTTGATTACTGGACTTGCAATTGCAATGCTTCTAAATACTAAAGTTGGCGGAATGACTTGGTATCGTACAATTTATTATCTTCCGTCAATAGTTCCAGTCGTAGCTAATGCAATTCTATGGATTTGGGTGCTAAACCCCGAATACGGGCTAATTAATGCCGCATGGAGAGCTACGCTTGGCCAGTGGTTTGCTCTTCCTGCTCCATTGTGGCTTACACATGAAAAGACTGCCAAACCTGCACTGATTCTCATGGGATTATGGGGTGCGGGGGGTGGTATGATTCTCTGGTTAGCAGGTCTTCAGGGTGTTCCACAGCATCTATATGAAGCCGCTGAAATTGACGGTGCAAATTGGTGGAGCAAATTTTGGAACGTAACCTTCCCAATGATAACGCCCTATTTGTTTTTTAACCTCATAATGGGCACAATTGGAGTACTTCAGACATTTGAAACTGTGTACATAATGACAGGCGGCGGCCCTGTTGATTCCACGCTTGTCCCCGTGCTCTATCTCTTTAATTGTGCTTTCACTTACTTTAAGATGGGATATGCATCTGCGCTTGCTTGGATTCTCTTTATAATTGTGCTAATCCTTACACTAGTCCAGCTCAAGCTGGCACCACGATGGGTGCATTATGAAGGGGAAAGAGCAAAATGAAAGTACCAACCGCCAACAGTAATACCTCAGAGTTAACGAAGCACAAACGTGCAAGAAGGCGCAAAGAGTTTGTGCGTAAAACGATTTTGCATACGGTATTACTTTTTGGCTCTGGGGTTTTCATGTTGCCCTTTATTTGGCTTGTCACAACATCACTAAAGGAGGAAGAACAGATTTTTAAATATCCGCCGGTATGGATTCCAACTCGACAAATCAAGATAAAAATAGAAGGTCGCAAATATCCTGTTTCTGAGTGGATGGGTCAAAGGGTTGCTGAGCTTGGTGAAACAGAAGACGGACGCATTAAAGTGCGATTACTAACGGATGGTTCTTGCAAAGAAAAAATTGCATTTGTTGAACGTGCTGATCTTAAGAAGGTTCGCGCGTTTGGCTTGAAGTGGGAAAACTATACTGATGCGTTGAACTTCCTTCCGGAGGAAACAAAGAAAGGCCTTTTGTACCTATGGAATACTGTATACGTAACCATTCTCAGCATCCTTGGCACTCTCCTATCAAGCTCACTAGTTGCTTTTTCATTTGCGAGATTGCGATGGCCAGGGAGGGATGTGCTTTTCGTTGTCTTGCTGGCAACAATGATGCTTCCCGGCGCAGTGACAATGGTGCCTGTATTTCTTGTGTTCCGGGCACTGAATTGGGTGGATACACTCAAGCCCCTATGGACGCCAGCATTTTTTGGAAGCGCTTTTAGTGTTTTTCTGCTTAGGCAATTTTTCATGACAATTCCCATGGATTTGGAAGACGCAGCGAAAATTGATGGTTGTGGCTACTTCGGAATATATCGGCAGATTATGCTCCCACTTATCAAACCAGCACTTGCTGCATTAACTATAATGACCTTCATGAGTTCTTGGAATAACTTTATGGGTCCCTTAATTTATATAAATTCGCCGGAAAAGATGACGCTTTCTTATGGACTCCAGCTCTTTCAGGGAGCACATGGAGCTGAGTATGCCCTTCTAATGGCTGCATCGACGCTCGTCATGCTTCCTGTTCTTTTTGTTTTCTTCTTCACACAACGCTATTTCATTCAAGGGATTACTCTCACTGGGCTCAAAGGGTAAGAATACATTCATGAACTATTCTTGGCATTTCGCATTTTTAGAAATTGCCCAAGATTGCTATTTTCTCGTTTGGAGGGGCGTACGCATGGACTCATCAGTTTCATCTTGGCATGACGCAGGCGTCGTAGATACAGCAAAAAGTCCTTACGCAAAACTACATCCCGTCCCGATTCGGGCTGTGAGAATGAAAGATGGGTTCTGGAAGAAGAGGATGGATGCGAACCGAGAAAGCGGCATTCCT
This Armatimonadota bacterium DNA region includes the following protein-coding sequences:
- a CDS encoding extracellular solute-binding protein, producing MRKFQFVILLVFAVLCISFAGCAPKEKGKIKLVVWGLQMSEESKGIEAAVAEFERRHPNIDVKVLSMGAGGMNPQKLMTAIVGKVPPDVIHQDRFTIGDWASRDTFMPLDGLIKRDLCRWERSKNKKGQIPPIRPEEFYKACWAEAVYKGKVYAIPFNTDDRALYYNRKLFREVGLDPDRPPKTWDELLVYAKKLTKYRKDGGFERIGFIPNFGNSWLYLYSWQNGGEFMSPDGRKCTMNNPRSVAALEYMVSVYDALKGVDAINSFSSGFKANELDPFLTGLVAMKIDGNWFTNNIARYAPDLDFAVAPAPVPRARYEGKPPFTGQPKFITWSGGFSLAIPRGAKHVEESWEFIKWMVSEEAQVIANEAQRKYNMSKGRPYVPWMTANSKVNEVIFTKFAPKQKKFRKATRVFLDLMAVSRYRPVTFVGQRLWDEHVRAFDYATHHKMSAQEAMDEGTKVVQKELDKVFNRSKYGLLNWAYPLSVVGIGVIILFVICFRKLRQYGPMGRLAKAETVAGYLFASPWIVGFLVFTIGPIIASIIFSFCDYDVLHPARWVGLLNYRELLIDDWSKYTSKALYNAGFLALFGLPLTLITGLAIAMLLNTKVGGMTWYRTIYYLPSIVPVVANAILWIWVLNPEYGLINAAWRATLGQWFALPAPLWLTHEKTAKPALILMGLWGAGGGMILWLAGLQGVPQHLYEAAEIDGANWWSKFWNVTFPMITPYLFFNLIMGTIGVLQTFETVYIMTGGGPVDSTLVPVLYLFNCAFTYFKMGYASALAWILFIIVLILTLVQLKLAPRWVHYEGERAK
- a CDS encoding carbohydrate ABC transporter permease codes for the protein MKVPTANSNTSELTKHKRARRRKEFVRKTILHTVLLFGSGVFMLPFIWLVTTSLKEEEQIFKYPPVWIPTRQIKIKIEGRKYPVSEWMGQRVAELGETEDGRIKVRLLTDGSCKEKIAFVERADLKKVRAFGLKWENYTDALNFLPEETKKGLLYLWNTVYVTILSILGTLLSSSLVAFSFARLRWPGRDVLFVVLLATMMLPGAVTMVPVFLVFRALNWVDTLKPLWTPAFFGSAFSVFLLRQFFMTIPMDLEDAAKIDGCGYFGIYRQIMLPLIKPALAALTIMTFMSSWNNFMGPLIYINSPEKMTLSYGLQLFQGAHGAEYALLMAASTLVMLPVLFVFFFTQRYFIQGITLTGLKG